A window of Dorea formicigenerans contains these coding sequences:
- a CDS encoding helix-turn-helix domain-containing protein — MITFGRKLKHLRQKNHLTQKELGIAVGFPDSCADVRIAQYEGDVRTPKEDLMKLFASTLGVPVELFTVPVLSEPREYEAAEYWRYELGAELD; from the coding sequence ATGATTACATTTGGAAGAAAATTAAAACACTTAAGACAGAAAAATCATCTCACCCAGAAAGAACTTGGCATAGCTGTTGGATTTCCCGACAGCTGTGCTGATGTCCGGATTGCTCAATATGAAGGCGATGTCCGAACACCAAAAGAGGATCTTATGAAACTCTTCGCATCAACACTCGGTGTTCCGGTTGAACTCTTTACCGTACCAGTACTCTCAGAACCTAGAGAGTATGAAGCGGCAGAATATTGGAGGTATGAGTTAGGGGCGGAACTAGATTAA
- a CDS encoding helix-turn-helix domain-containing protein, with amino-acid sequence MDLKAVGQRIKAAREAKNLTQEELAGLVNLSPTHVSVIERGLKVTKLDTFIAIANALDVSADTLLIDVVTHSVSGVTNELSEMIEKLPKEKQQRIINAVRALVE; translated from the coding sequence ATGGATTTAAAGGCGGTTGGTCAGAGAATAAAAGCTGCAAGGGAAGCTAAGAATCTTACACAAGAAGAATTGGCAGGACTGGTAAACTTGAGTCCAACTCATGTAAGTGTTATAGAGAGAGGACTGAAAGTAACAAAACTTGATACTTTTATTGCGATTGCAAATGCATTAGATGTTTCAGCAGATACACTATTGATTGATGTTGTGACACATTCGGTTAGCGGCGTTACGAATGAATTATCTGAAATGATAGAGAAACTACCTAAAGAAAAGCAACAGAGAATTATCAATGCAGTGAGAGCATTGGTGGAATAA
- a CDS encoding dUTP diphosphatase, with protein sequence MKIKLIDFGLKADHHPFRPHENDAGADVFMPYDCVLKPGEVARIPLGFGLIIPDGFAGYVFPRSSMAAKGLVCELPPIDSGYRGEIHAIISNVSTSSQTIHKDTRVGQLVITPVVIADFVLDLGNERGTGAFGSTGE encoded by the coding sequence ATAAAGATTAAACTGATTGACTTTGGTCTGAAAGCAGATCATCATCCCTTCCGACCACATGAAAATGATGCCGGTGCGGATGTATTCATGCCTTATGATTGCGTATTAAAACCAGGCGAGGTTGCAAGAATTCCACTTGGATTCGGTCTCATCATCCCAGATGGATTTGCCGGATATGTCTTTCCACGAAGCAGCATGGCAGCAAAAGGACTGGTATGCGAACTTCCACCGATTGATTCCGGTTACCGTGGTGAGATTCATGCCATTATCAGCAATGTGAGCACATCTTCTCAGACCATTCATAAAGACACACGCGTCGGTCAGCTGGTGATTACACCGGTCGTGATCGCAGATTTTGTCCTGGACCTTGGTAATGAACGAGGAACCGGGGCTTTTGGAAGTACAGGAGAATAA
- a CDS encoding YodL domain-containing protein, with protein sequence MKLNQFAVYRVDQQTAGKALWHLPYQEARQQNVSITVENYRLISIHEMQENEKVADIWKRTKNQCEVSDVLVLNKNGEISCYYVDENYPQYLAGFIRINTSGALITMETENYQIDGKKGNWIATDTVIIDGKQFYLMEHQVYRDQAQGVILDAYGKMVVEECKKFDEKTKQKIHDYIQQQVPLNPVEQLKQDGKIRLEHYQKFYQNGTYERSRESGTEANYDMVDGLVNNQKKNLEKISDARNNKQTSRNQQNNKPKKRRSVIKRLHQKQIAIARRSGKPIPKYLDQEMERKRG encoded by the coding sequence ATGAAGCTTAATCAATTTGCAGTCTACCGAGTAGATCAGCAGACAGCAGGAAAAGCACTGTGGCATCTGCCATATCAAGAGGCAAGACAGCAGAATGTGTCGATTACTGTCGAAAATTACCGATTAATCTCGATTCATGAAATGCAGGAAAATGAAAAAGTCGCTGACATCTGGAAACGGACGAAAAATCAATGCGAAGTCAGTGACGTGCTCGTATTGAACAAGAATGGAGAAATCAGCTGCTACTATGTAGATGAGAACTATCCACAGTATCTGGCCGGATTTATTCGTATCAACACATCCGGTGCACTGATCACTATGGAAACTGAGAATTATCAGATTGATGGGAAAAAGGGGAACTGGATTGCAACAGACACCGTCATTATTGATGGAAAACAGTTTTATTTGATGGAACATCAGGTATACCGAGATCAGGCCCAGGGTGTTATCCTGGATGCTTATGGAAAAATGGTTGTCGAAGAATGTAAGAAATTCGATGAAAAGACAAAACAAAAGATTCATGATTACATCCAACAGCAGGTACCGCTAAATCCGGTCGAACAGCTAAAACAAGATGGTAAAATCCGTCTGGAACATTACCAGAAATTCTACCAGAACGGCACTTATGAACGAAGCAGAGAATCTGGTACAGAAGCTAACTATGATATGGTGGACGGTCTGGTGAATAATCAGAAGAAGAACCTGGAAAAAATTTCTGATGCACGCAACAACAAACAGACGTCCCGAAATCAACAAAATAATAAACCTAAGAAACGAAGGTCCGTAATCAAACGACTGCATCAGAAACAGATTGCCATTGCTCGCCGGTCCGGAAAGCCGATACCAAAGTACCTGGATCAGGAAATGGAAAGAAAGCGGGGATAG
- a CDS encoding transposon-transfer assisting family protein, translated as MRNVNLEENELTITAIFQQHTKEETIQTLKEALEVLEQEESDPENDEIIEIINSTVGKLQQIEDKYYYSLDLNYYLNNLEDDAYEA; from the coding sequence ATGAGAAATGTAAACCTGGAAGAAAACGAACTGACTATTACTGCTATCTTCCAGCAGCACACAAAGGAAGAAACAATCCAAACACTGAAAGAAGCTTTGGAAGTTTTGGAACAGGAAGAAAGTGATCCTGAGAATGATGAAATAATTGAGATCATCAATTCTACAGTTGGAAAATTACAGCAGATCGAAGACAAATACTACTATTCTCTGGATCTGAATTATTATCTGAATAACTTGGAGGATGATGCCTATGAAGCTTAA
- a CDS encoding plasmid mobilization protein: MRTKNKDKELNHRHFIGLRLTDVELDLLDQGAACLSVSRSEYLRKLLLEKQIHHQIEVVADMNDLRKLVSEYGKIGSNLNQIAKHFNSGGSQSRAIENEIHQCITDLFLLRKEVLKLAGGMNGNRKTH; this comes from the coding sequence ATGAGAACAAAAAACAAAGATAAAGAACTGAATCACAGACATTTTATAGGATTACGTCTTACAGATGTCGAACTGGATTTATTAGACCAAGGCGCTGCTTGTTTATCTGTTAGCCGATCAGAATATCTGAGGAAACTTCTATTGGAAAAGCAAATCCATCATCAGATTGAAGTTGTTGCAGACATGAATGATCTCAGAAAACTGGTCAGTGAATATGGAAAAATCGGATCGAATCTCAATCAGATCGCCAAGCATTTTAACAGTGGTGGCAGTCAGTCTCGTGCTATAGAAAATGAAATCCATCAGTGCATCACGGACTTATTCCTATTGAGAAAAGAGGTACTGAAACTGGCAGGTGGTATGAATGGCAATCGTAAAACACATTAA
- a CDS encoding DUF6061 family protein, whose protein sequence is MSVGYMLRIDCWGAEKDLKTTYGSECALTSLAVDEPLEYARLYLDGNLQMWIDSEDSLEL, encoded by the coding sequence ATAAGTGTTGGATATATGCTTCGCATTGATTGCTGGGGAGCTGAAAAAGATTTAAAAACCACATATGGATCAGAATGTGCGCTTACTTCATTGGCTGTGGATGAGCCTTTAGAATATGCAAGATTATATCTCGATGGCAATTTACAGATGTGGATAGATTCAGAAGATTCACTTGAATTATAG
- a CDS encoding JAB domain-containing protein, whose protein sequence is MADKLEQVAIRMVEQPPLYSNEPMNNPDVAIRVMNEFLSQMDRELFCIVNLQADLTPINMNIVSVGSLNEALINPREIFKSAILSNAHSMMLIHNHPSGNLTPSTSDIQTTARMQELGELMGISLVDHIITGRNGNYYSFRDKGEFPDSRVRFSTRVEDIDLTKGMVTEATAPYEEVTDTKEKGDVRDIPTVQTATIPLPVQGKDMDSIMQSLESGVEELFTSNRYQEFLKTMAKFHNYSFNNTMLIAMQRPDATLVTSYKNWQSMGRQVMKGEKGITIIAPAPYKKMKEKEVLDENQRPIMGTDGKPKTEQVEVTVPHFKAVTVFDIAQTSGEPIQTLAPELLTAAVQDFDSFMQAIQKISPVPIRFDEIDGNANGYYHNADKEIVIKKGLSESQTLKTAIHETVHAKLHDKEIMESLGVEKDRLTKEVEAESVAYCVCSSFGLDTSDYSFPYIAGWSSSREMKEMKASMDVIRKTAGEMIDQLTEELEIILEEKQKTELHEKYGILVDALEAAGYRYDYRESEPGHIVLAPDGTHEIAGYLQFESWGDIKDWLEDTIAEGTDVSERVDRAMYPFKYDYTLEEEMFRGNGDLYAIYHVDEDTPGKQHLFMNMAMVKEDGITIDAENYKCVYSGRLHENEKLDDLYAMFNDNPPADYKAHAMSVSDVIITNRGGDMQAYYVDRFGFAELPDFAAQREKILDIVPEIENVDYENDLTCISFYAVECAEFPVMGEVHYDLTLPEALEAYEKIPSERMHGLKCVGFDLKDGSDYEGMQSLMIEGKIQKEFLNSIPGFRENSYVQNAISRVEKYLEERHPNVENPLESNKKVDNEKNIREEKNEKELNIQMKPIPKKKRGEMSL, encoded by the coding sequence ATGGCAGATAAATTAGAACAGGTAGCAATTCGTATGGTGGAACAGCCACCACTTTATAGTAATGAACCTATGAATAATCCAGATGTAGCAATTCGTGTTATGAATGAATTTCTTTCCCAGATGGATCGGGAACTCTTTTGTATTGTTAATTTACAGGCAGATTTAACACCGATCAATATGAATATCGTATCTGTAGGATCGCTGAATGAAGCATTAATTAATCCAAGAGAAATATTTAAGAGTGCAATTCTTTCGAATGCTCATTCAATGATGCTCATTCATAATCATCCGTCCGGAAATCTGACACCATCTACATCGGATATCCAGACTACAGCAAGAATGCAGGAATTAGGGGAATTGATGGGGATTTCATTGGTTGATCACATCATTACAGGACGGAATGGGAATTACTATTCCTTTCGAGATAAAGGAGAATTTCCAGATAGCAGGGTTCGTTTTTCTACTCGTGTTGAAGATATTGATCTGACTAAAGGAATGGTGACTGAAGCCACCGCACCCTATGAAGAAGTAACAGATACAAAAGAAAAGGGTGACGTAAGAGATATTCCAACAGTGCAGACAGCAACAATTCCATTACCGGTTCAGGGAAAAGATATGGACAGCATTATGCAGTCACTGGAATCCGGTGTGGAAGAACTTTTTACAAGTAACCGCTATCAGGAATTTCTTAAAACCATGGCAAAGTTTCACAATTATTCCTTTAATAATACAATGCTGATCGCCATGCAGCGACCGGATGCCACACTTGTTACCAGCTACAAAAACTGGCAGTCCATGGGTAGACAGGTCATGAAAGGCGAAAAAGGAATTACAATCATTGCACCGGCACCATATAAGAAAATGAAGGAAAAAGAGGTTCTGGATGAAAATCAGCGACCGATCATGGGAACCGATGGAAAACCTAAGACTGAACAGGTGGAAGTTACAGTTCCGCATTTTAAAGCAGTTACCGTCTTTGATATTGCTCAGACATCCGGGGAACCAATCCAGACACTGGCACCGGAATTACTGACTGCAGCTGTACAGGATTTTGATTCTTTCATGCAGGCTATTCAGAAAATATCCCCAGTGCCGATACGATTCGATGAGATCGATGGCAATGCCAATGGATATTATCACAATGCAGATAAGGAAATCGTGATCAAAAAAGGACTCAGTGAAAGCCAGACCTTAAAGACTGCTATTCATGAAACTGTCCATGCTAAACTGCATGACAAGGAAATCATGGAAAGCCTGGGTGTAGAAAAAGACCGTCTGACAAAAGAGGTTGAAGCAGAATCTGTTGCTTACTGTGTGTGTTCTTCCTTTGGTTTGGATACATCGGATTACAGTTTTCCTTATATTGCAGGGTGGAGCAGCAGCCGGGAAATGAAGGAAATGAAAGCATCTATGGATGTGATCCGCAAGACAGCCGGTGAAATGATCGATCAGCTTACAGAAGAACTGGAAATCATTCTTGAAGAAAAACAGAAAACAGAATTACATGAAAAATACGGCATTCTGGTAGATGCACTGGAAGCAGCCGGATACCGCTATGATTATCGGGAAAGCGAACCGGGACATATTGTACTGGCACCGGATGGGACACATGAAATTGCCGGGTATTTGCAGTTTGAATCATGGGGAGATATCAAAGACTGGCTGGAAGATACGATTGCAGAAGGGACGGATGTTTCGGAGAGAGTTGATCGGGCTATGTACCCATTTAAGTATGATTATACCCTAGAGGAAGAAATGTTCAGAGGTAATGGTGACCTCTATGCGATTTATCATGTGGATGAAGACACACCGGGAAAACAACATTTATTTATGAATATGGCAATGGTCAAAGAAGATGGAATTACAATCGATGCAGAAAATTATAAATGTGTCTATTCTGGCAGATTACATGAAAATGAAAAGCTGGATGATTTGTACGCTATGTTCAACGATAATCCACCGGCAGATTATAAAGCACATGCTATGTCGGTCAGTGATGTTATCATTACAAACCGTGGTGGGGATATGCAGGCATATTACGTGGATCGATTTGGATTTGCAGAACTTCCAGACTTTGCAGCACAAAGAGAAAAAATACTCGATATTGTCCCGGAAATAGAAAATGTGGATTATGAAAATGATCTTACATGTATCAGCTTTTATGCGGTTGAATGTGCTGAATTTCCTGTAATGGGTGAAGTACATTATGACCTGACATTACCAGAAGCCTTGGAAGCTTATGAGAAAATCCCATCAGAACGTATGCATGGACTGAAATGTGTTGGCTTTGATCTGAAAGACGGAAGTGATTATGAAGGAATGCAGAGTCTGATGATTGAAGGAAAAATACAGAAAGAATTTTTGAATTCGATTCCTGGATTTAGAGAAAATTCTTATGTGCAAAATGCAATCAGTCGTGTGGAAAAATACTTGGAAGAAAGACATCCAAATGTGGAAAATCCTCTGGAATCCAATAAGAAAGTGGATAACGAAAAAAATATAAGAGAAGAAAAAAACGAGAAGGAGCTGAATATACAGATGAAACCAATACCGAAAAAGAAAAGGGGGGAAATGAGCCTATGA
- a CDS encoding FAD-dependent thymidylate synthase produces the protein MDHIETAILNCYGIREAEQNMVFAARLTQHGHTIQNMADLMELYHQSYSQKTVENIAGLPHPTVQKFMVISVAVVGASRRFLAQITRHQNEVKYMSASLQYSNYSGHAAFAIPYGIMKADKEIQDIYKKSCQSDLDHYAELCALGIDHDSAGYATPQGLRNVLIISATPYQWKHMIGQRTCRRNTDETRIVMLQIWQRLHKLSPILFAPDLTGPFCQRGSCMEKQMSCQNPISKLWTPADILKEDYPLLIRKEVSSHKD, from the coding sequence ATGGATCACATTGAAACAGCTATCTTAAACTGCTATGGAATCCGGGAAGCAGAACAGAATATGGTCTTTGCTGCCAGGCTCACACAACACGGTCATACGATCCAGAACATGGCAGATCTGATGGAGCTTTACCATCAATCCTACAGTCAGAAAACCGTAGAAAACATTGCAGGACTTCCGCATCCAACAGTACAGAAATTCATGGTCATTTCCGTGGCTGTTGTTGGTGCAAGCAGACGCTTCCTGGCACAGATCACCAGGCATCAGAACGAAGTGAAATACATGAGTGCATCTCTGCAGTACAGCAATTATTCCGGTCATGCTGCATTTGCTATTCCATATGGAATCATGAAAGCAGATAAAGAAATCCAGGATATTTACAAGAAAAGCTGTCAGTCAGATCTGGATCATTATGCAGAGCTTTGTGCCTTAGGCATTGATCATGATTCAGCCGGATATGCCACACCTCAGGGACTTCGAAACGTACTGATCATCAGCGCGACACCTTACCAGTGGAAGCATATGATTGGCCAAAGAACCTGCCGAAGAAATACGGATGAAACAAGGATTGTGATGCTACAGATCTGGCAAAGATTGCACAAATTGAGCCCAATCCTTTTTGCACCGGATCTTACCGGTCCATTCTGTCAGAGAGGAAGCTGCATGGAAAAACAGATGTCCTGCCAGAATCCTATTTCAAAACTTTGGACTCCTGCTGATATCTTAAAAGAAGATTATCCATTGCTCATCAGGAAGGAGGTGAGCAGCCATAAAGATTAA
- a CDS encoding relaxase/mobilization nuclease domain-containing protein: MAIVKHIKSRNANYSAAINYLLFEHDEKTGKKIVDESGRSILRKEFYMDGLNCDPMSFDKECELTNAHFHKNKKREDIKSHHYIISYDPADVTENGLTGERAQAISLDLAKQMFPGYQALVVTHTDGHNESGNIHTHIVINSVRKTVVERRPYMDKPHEEAAGYKHRSTDKFMNTFKKTVMDRCQQEGLHQIDLLAPAEKKITQKEYMAQKHGQQKLDEINQKIIEDGLKPTSTVFLTQKEYLRNAIDECAATSNSFDEFQSKLLEQFQISVIEHRGRYSYLHPDRQKRITERALGTRYGKEYLKQTFLRKDPLAILYIRSHLRLIVNLQTNVKAMQSPAYAHRVKLSNLQQMANTIIYVQEHGFDTQSDLKNTLLASKQELKEMQTQVAQHRSDLRILNNQIRYTGQYYANKEVYSQFSKSKYKEKYRKEHAKEIQKYEEARDWLKSFYQDGKMTSLKTLTLQKEKLQQQIASEEEAISSLKEKLKDLDTADQNVDAILQMQIPEPVRSKTKDLER; encoded by the coding sequence ATGGCAATCGTAAAACACATTAAAAGCAGAAATGCAAATTACTCGGCTGCTATCAATTACCTTCTGTTTGAACATGATGAAAAAACCGGGAAAAAGATAGTAGATGAATCCGGACGAAGCATCCTACGAAAAGAGTTTTATATGGATGGACTGAACTGTGATCCGATGTCTTTTGACAAGGAATGTGAACTGACAAATGCTCATTTTCACAAAAATAAGAAACGTGAAGATATCAAAAGTCACCACTACATTATCAGCTACGATCCAGCCGATGTTACAGAAAACGGTCTTACCGGAGAGAGAGCACAGGCAATCAGTTTGGACCTTGCAAAGCAGATGTTTCCCGGATATCAGGCACTGGTGGTTACTCATACTGATGGTCACAATGAATCCGGAAATATTCATACTCATATCGTCATCAACAGTGTGCGAAAGACTGTAGTGGAAAGGCGGCCTTATATGGATAAACCACATGAGGAAGCCGCCGGTTACAAGCATCGATCCACTGATAAATTCATGAACACTTTTAAGAAAACCGTCATGGATCGGTGCCAACAGGAAGGACTTCACCAAATAGATCTTCTTGCACCGGCTGAGAAAAAAATCACTCAGAAAGAGTATATGGCACAGAAACATGGTCAGCAAAAATTAGATGAAATCAATCAGAAAATCATCGAAGATGGTCTCAAGCCAACATCCACCGTGTTCCTTACACAGAAAGAATATTTGCGAAATGCAATTGATGAATGTGCTGCCACATCCAATAGTTTTGATGAATTCCAATCCAAACTTCTGGAACAATTTCAAATCTCTGTGATTGAGCATCGTGGCAGATACAGCTATCTTCATCCTGATCGACAGAAGCGGATTACTGAACGTGCACTGGGAACACGATATGGAAAAGAATACCTGAAACAGACCTTCTTACGCAAGGATCCATTGGCCATTCTCTACATCAGATCTCACCTGCGCCTGATTGTAAATCTCCAGACAAATGTGAAAGCAATGCAGAGCCCGGCTTATGCTCATCGGGTAAAACTTTCTAACCTGCAGCAAATGGCAAATACCATTATCTATGTGCAAGAACATGGATTTGATACACAGTCAGATTTGAAAAACACACTGCTTGCATCAAAGCAAGAACTAAAAGAAATGCAGACACAGGTTGCTCAGCATCGTTCCGATCTAAGGATCCTCAACAATCAGATCCGTTATACCGGACAGTACTATGCAAATAAAGAAGTTTATTCCCAGTTTTCAAAATCAAAGTACAAAGAAAAGTACCGGAAAGAACATGCGAAGGAAATTCAGAAATATGAAGAAGCCAGAGATTGGCTGAAATCCTTTTATCAGGATGGAAAGATGACAAGCCTAAAAACCTTGACTTTACAAAAAGAAAAACTGCAACAGCAGATAGCTTCCGAAGAAGAAGCAATAAGCAGCTTGAAAGAAAAATTAAAAGATCTGGATACTGCCGATCAGAATGTTGATGCCATTCTTCAGATGCAGATTCCGGAACCAGTAAGATCAAAAACCAAGGATCTCGAACGATAA